The DNA region TCGGCGGACCGGGGGATATCGAGTTTGCCGTTGACGCCGGTCTTTCGCTCGCCGGTCTTGCCGTGCTTCCGGCGCTGCAGATCCTTGGGGAGCGCGCAGCCCAAGCCAGAGGCATCGAGACGGTCTCCCCTCGGCACCTGACCAAGGTTGTGACGCTGGCATGAGTGCGATCGACGACAATCGCGAAGTAGCGCTTCAAAAGCTGTTCGGCGCAATACGTCTCCCTCTCCCGCGCGGCATCACATCCGTCTGCTCGGCGCATCCGCTTGTCATAGAGGCAGCGCTCCGGCGCGCCGCTGCAGAGGATCAGGTGGCGCTCATTGAGGCGACCTGCAATCAGGTCAATCAGGAGGGTGGCTATACCGGGATGAAGCCCTCGGATTTTCGAAGGTTTATCGAAGGCATAGCCGCCGATATAGGTTTTCCTGTTGAGCGCATCATTCTTGGCGGCGACCATCTCGGTCCCAATCCATGGAGGAAACTTCCGGCAGAAGACGCGATGGTGCGGGCGGAGGCGATGGTTGCAGCCTATGTCGAGGCCGGGTTCGAGAAGATACATCTCGATACCTCGATGGGCTGCGCGGGCGAACCTCTGGCGCTCGAAGACGAATTGACTTCGGCTCGAGCCGCCCGCCTGGCGAAAACTGCAGAAGATGCAGCGCTTCGCTTGGGACGGCGTCCGCCCGTCTATATCATCGGAACCGAAGTTCCGCCGCCCGGCGGAGCGACGCACCAGCTCGACGAAATTGAGGTCACACGCGCGGATGCCGCCATGAAGACGCTGGCTGTTCACCGAGCTGCGTTTACTCGAGCTGGGGTGGCTTCGGCAATGGAGCGTGTCATCGGGATCGTCGTTCAACCGGGAGTCGAATTCGGCAACGCAAATGTGGCGCTTTACAAACCGGACCGGGCGCATGAGCTGATTGCGGCGCTGGAAGAGATGCCCGGAGTGCTGTTCGAAGCGCATTCCACCGATTACCAGCCCGCCGCCACCCTATCTGCCCTTGTCGATGACGGCTTTGCCATCCTCAAGGTCGGACCGGGACTGACGTTTGCGCTGCGTGAAGCTCTATACGGTCTCGACGCGATCGCCGATGTAATCGACGGGAGAGCCGGTGAAGCCAACCTTGTGACAACCATGGAAGCGCTCATGGTTCAACAGCCTGCAAATTGGGCCGGCCATTACAGCGGCGGAGCGGACGAAGAGCGGCTGCAGCGGCATTTCAGCTATAGCGACCGGATCCGCTACTATTGGCCGGACGCCAAGGCCTCTGCTGCAGTCGATGACCTGTTCGGCCGGTTCACCGGCGACATTGCCGAAACGCTGATCAGTCAGTATCTGGGAAGGCTTCATGCCGACGCCGTGGAAAAGCGTGTCGCACCCCGGCCGCGCGACCTCTGCCTGGCCGCAATCGATGCGGCATTGGCTCCCTATTTTGATGCCACGGCAGCCCGATAAACGAACGGTGGCTGCTTGCTGCCGGATACACGAACATACGATGATACAGCCGGAGAAAGTTATGGCGTCAGTAAGCGTTACGAATGTCCGCAAGAGCTACGGTCATTTCGAAGTTCTGCATGGGGTGGACGTCGATATCGAGGATGGCGAATTCGTTATTCTCGTCGGCCCGTCCGGCTGCGGAAAATCGACATTGCTGCGCATGATTGCAGGGCTTGAGGAGATTTCCGGCGGAACGGTCTCGATCGGTAGCAAGGTGGTCAACAATGTCGCCCCCAAGGAACGCGATATTGCGATGGTCTTCCAGTCCTACGCGCTTTACCCACATCTGACGGTCGAAGCGAATATGGGATTTTCGCTGAAACTGGCAAAAGCGGCGAAGGAAGAGACCAGGAAACGAGTCCTGGACGCCGCACAAATTCTGGGACTTGAGCATCTGCTTGACAGGTATCCGCGAAATCTCTCAGGCGGCCAGCGCCAGCGTGTTGCAATGGGCCGCGCTATCGTCAGAAATCCCCAGGTTTTCCTGTTTGACGAACCCTTGTCGAACCTTGATGCAAAGCTGCGCGTTCAGATGCGCTCCGAGATCAAGCAGTTGCACCAGCGATTGAAGACGACGACCATCTACGTTACCCACGATCAGATCGAGGCGATGACGATGGCCGACAGGATTGTGGTGATGCGGGATGGCTTCGTTGAGCAGATCGGCACACCGCTCGACCTCTACGACCGCCCCGCAAATCTTTTTGTCGCAGGATTTATCGGGTCGCCGGGGATGAACCTCATTCGCGGAAGGATCAGCGCCACCGGTCCGCTGGCCTTTATCGCCGACAGCGGCGGCAAATTGCCATTGCCTGCCAGGGCAGACTTGGAGCGTGGAGCCGAAGTCATCTATGGCATCCGACCGGAACACCTGACGATTGGGCAAGGCCCGGTCACAGCAGACGTCCTTTTGATCGAGCCGACGGGAGCTGAAACCCAGGTGACTGCCAAGTTTGGATCGAACCACCTGATCGCGACCGTCCGGGAACGGCTAAACCTTGCCGCTGGCGACACACTGGCCATCGCGCCGGACGTTGGCAAACTGCATCTGTTTGACGCGAAGACGGAAAAGCGATTGGTGCTGGCGTAGGATCTTCAAAGGTTTCCGTATTGTGGCTCGTGCTAAGCGGATCGTTGCTGCCGTCCGCCGGTAAGATGGATTTCCCCCGCAAGCGGTCGTGTTGGCAGAATTGTCGGCACCCGCGAACTGGTCATTAACGGCATGCCGTAAGGCGCGCCGTATGCAGTCACGGAAACTGCGGTCCGTATTCTTCGCGTCCTCCATGGTGTGCAGGAATAACCAGACACTTTGCCCACGAGCTAGACATTATTCTCGGTGTCGAGAACAACTGGGCGGTGGTTCTAACTGGTTCAAGGCATCTGGAATCATCGGCAAGTCTTGAAAGCGATTTTCCAATTGACCGGCCAGATCGACAGATTGCGGACCACACGGATTAAACTTTACGCCCATGAAGGGCCCTCAGGATAAGTCTTCCCACCGAATGGATCAAATTTACGCGAAAACTAACATTTCCATGCATTTTCACCTAAAATCGTGCCATCGCACACCCCAACCAGCACTGGATACAGACGATGTTCACCCACGTGATGATCGGCAGCAATGACCTTACGAGATCCAAAGCCTTCTACGACGCCACCTTCATGGCCCTTGGGGGCGCACCCGGGGAGGTTGATGCCAGAGGGAGGATTGTCTACGGACATGGCGGAAGCCGCCTAATGATAACTGTGCCGATTGATGGGAAACCCGCGACCGTCGCAAATGGTGGAACGATTGGTCTTGTCGCTTCAAGTCAGGAGCATGTGAAAGCATGGCACGACGCTGGCGTGAGAAATGGAGGTCGATCCACAGAGACACCTCCTTGCCAACGACCAAATGGATCTTTTGTGGCCTATCTCCGTGATCCAGATGGAAACAAGCTGACCGCGCGCACGCTAACGTTGGCCTAAATTGGCATTGCACGGCGTGCTTTTTGTGCGCAACTATAATCATGCAGTGCTGGCGGTACTGGCCCTGTCCGCGATCGTGGTTATTCTCGTCCATGTTGCCAGCGTTCCGGTCACAAAGGACGAACAGATCGACATAGGCCAAGAAAAACGTTGCAGCGCCGGATTGACGATGCGGTGCTGCGGGTCCCTGCCTCTCAGGCGTGCAGTACTTTTTCCAATACATACCGGACATTTGATGGCGTTCCCCGCATCTCGCATCGTCCGCCCTCTTCGATCTTCCTACAAATTAAGTCTACGCGGGCTGGGTCATGGGAGGCGAGCAACAAAACTTTCCGAAGTGTGACTCTTGTCAACGTGACGGGCCTACGACTTAGGCGTCCATTCTTGTAGACCAACAAACGAATTGTCTCTGACATCATTTGAACCCCCAATGGCAGATTGAGCGCGCATGTCGTGTTAATTTTTTAACATATCAACCAAGGCCTGCGCAAATGATTAGTAAGGGCTCGATCCTCTGCTCTCTTTAATTTTTTGTTCCGATCGGCCGTTCAGCCAGTTGCGCCATATCCGGCCCAGCCTAACGCGTACAGATGTAGACCATTAGCCACGGCCAATCGATAATCTGTGACGTAGCAAAACGGGCGCCTCAACACAGCAATCGCCCCAAAAATGGTGCGCGTCCCGTAAGATGTGACGGGATGTCTGTTAGACGTTTGTTTACCAAGACGGGTGACGATTTCAACGTTTGATAGAGGGGTTATCGATATGAGCACAATCATTGATTTACTTGAAGGTGCAAAGTTACTGGCTAGGTCTGAAAACAATTTGATGCTGGCGTACCTCATCGAGATGGCACAGCAAGAGGCGCGCGAAGCTACCGCCCAACGTGCGAAGAAAAGGACGGCGTGACCACTCTGCGGCGACGGCAACTTGGGGTAGGTGGCACTAATCGTATTCACTGGTTTTCTTTTCCGCCACGCATGAGCGATGGTCGAATGCGTGGTATTTCTCAAATCAGCGTTCGACATCCTCCTTAAATGTCTTTTCTGGTTGAGGAGTTGAGGCCCATTCTTCTATGTCCGGACCGTGCGGATAACCGTGCTCAGATATCCAGGAGCATATCCAGAGCGCAGCGATACTTTTCCCGGCGAAAACGCAACTGTGCATCGCCTAAAATTTCCCGGCTGGGATTGAGCTTATCTCGGAGGTCAGCAATTTTCACCGCGCGCGCGATTGGGTTCGGTGCTAGCCGCCGGATGAAGTCGAAAAAATATTCGCCTCGGAAACGGGTAAGGGCGGCCACCGCCTCCACGATCTCTGCCGAGAAGCCGTGCTGCGAAGAAAGGTCAAGGCAAGTCCATGGGCTATCACCGACCATATCGTGCAGGACGGCGACAATTCTCTGGTCGTTAGTATTCATGGCTAGCATGACGCGGAGTGGATGGAGGATATAAGGTTCGCCGGCCTCATCGACCTGGCCGGCGTGCGCGTCGGTGGCGAGCTTGATTGCTGTTTCGAGATTCATAGACCTTTTCCGTTACCCGGTATCGCTAGCGAAAACGTCCTGATGCAAAGCGAATATGACGTTGGCCATGGCGCCACCGGCGACAAAAACACACGCTCACATAAACTTCACGGGCACGTCTCTCGTCAGCAACTTCGCCAACTCTTCAGCATCCCAGTTGGTAAGGCGCACGCAACCGTGAGAGCCGGTCTTGTCGATACGGCTCGGTTCGGGTGTGCCGTGTATCCCGAAGGTTGGTTCGGAAAGATCAATCCAGACGGTTCCAACTGGACCGTTCGGGCCAGGAGGCAAAGTTAGGACCTTGTCGTTGCTGCCCTGCTGGAAATTGACCTTCGGATTGTAGGTATACTCCGGGTTAAGCACCACCGTTTTGACCGTATGTGTGCCCGACGGTGACGGGTTCGTTTCACTGCCGATCGTTGCGGGATAGGCAGCTAAAAGAGACCGATCGGCGGCATAGGCTCGAAGTTGGCCTAGTTTCTTATCGACTTCGACGCTAACGGCAGCGCCTTTTTTGTTGGCACCGAGATCGGCAACGAAAATTGTCTCGCCATCTACGAACTTGGCCTGTGGATTGAGCGCCTTCAGTAAGTCTTCGCCCATATGGAAACGCTCTGCCAATGCCTCCGTCGCCGTGGCATAGCCTAGATATTTCATTTGCGCCATCTGCGCATAATCTTTGGGGATAGCACCTGCGATCGCAGACAGATCCGCTGCTGTTATGACATAGCTGCCGATGACCTGATTGGCATCCTCGATGGCACCGATAACCTGTGGACTGATCTTTCCATCGGCGGGAAGGCCGCGCATTGTTTCGTAAGCAGCGAGCGCGCTGCGGAGATTGCCGCCGTCGAGGCCGTCGATCACACCGGGAGAGGCGCCAGCTCTGTCAAGCAGCACCTGCAGTCGTGCGACTGATGCTGACGGAATGTTGGTATCGAATGGCAACGCGACCGTCGCCGGATCGACCGCCGTCGATGTGGTGCTCGCCGTTATCGTCGGATCGACGTTCGTTGGCGTTGGTGTGTAGGCAGCGGGGATGACGTCAAGAGGCGCACTGTTGATTGCCTCTGCTGTCAGATTTGTTGCGGATGCTGCCGCGATGGATGCATAGGCGATAGAGCTTGCAAGCGCGAAGAGGCGAAACGTGCCGGACATCAGAGTAATCCTTGAGACAGGGCGCTATTCGCCAAAGCTGACGATCATTGAAAATGGTTAATGCTTCGGAAATGCTATCCACAGTTACGCGGGTGGAGGGAGGACGGAACAACGAAGCTTAATCCCGCTTATCGTTCGATCCAAACCTCTAGAATGTGAGGTTGGGAGATTGTGGAAGCGCCCCCACTGCAACGAAAGCTTGCCGCCATACGTTCCTCTGGCGTCGAAGGCTACTCTCGCCTTATGCATGTCGATGAAGAGATAACCTCTGGCAAAGCTGACAAATCATGCACCATCGTCGATGCCTTGATTGAAAGCGCTAATGGCGAGATATTCGGAACTGCCGGGACAGTGTGCTCGCCGAGTTCCGGAGCGTCGTGCAAACCTTCAACTGCACAATTGCCATCCAGCTCGCCATCGCCCGCGTCAACGCGGACATTCCAGTTGAATCTAGATGAACTTCCGCATTGGCATCAATGTCGTTGATGTCTTGGTCAAGAACGGCGACCTTTTCGGGAACTGCGTTAGTATTGCGGCTCGACTTGAGGCTCTCGCCGAAATGGGTGGGATGCGTCACCCGCAGCGTTGGCGTGCCTTGGTCACAGCTCCGCCCAGTGCCGCAATCGGCAACGAAAGTGAATCTGGCCAGCGATGACAATTTGACAGAGGTCGCTTTCTGTAAGTCGATCCGCGATGATGACGACGGCACGGAGTTGCGCTTAGCCCTTAAACACTAACCAGGCGGCGCGTTCGCCGATTTCGCCCGGACGCCGATTGGATCGTGACCCAGCTGAGTGGGAGGAGCCTGCCATCGAGTTTCTTTTTTGGGAAACTGCCCGCGACAGCGAAAGTGAGGCGATGATTCGTGCTTACATCCAGCCTTACCCCCAGGGCAAATTCGTCTCGCTCGCTGAAATTCTTCTCTGCACAACGGCGCCATAACGGCAAGAGTCACGCTTCAGCCGAGGATTGTGATCCCGGTCTAAGTGCGCGCTCGTGGTAGCGCATCTTCCAGTGGACAATATCGCGACTGCTGTTGAGCGAGACGAGGAACCAGCCAAGATAAACAGCCCCGACCGATAGACTGACAGTTGTTATCCTGATTGCTGTAAATTCCCGAAGGAGCGCCTGAGCGCCGACATCGACCATTTCCGCGCCATCCACCTCGTATACGAACGACTCTATGGCACCTGCCGTCATGCCCATCAGGATATCTGCTAATCGCTCATCGCTGACCAGGGCTGGCAAGGTCGATGTATCGGCGCCATGAGCTTGAACGCGATGATAGTCCCAGCCAAACACAGGAATTGGCAAATTCTCGTTTTCGACCGAAGATTTGGCGTACTGACGGAGCGACACCGCCGAGGTGCCCTTGGCGATGTCACCGATCATGCCGACCACTTTCGTCCAGTCCACCGGGCGTTCGAACATCAATTGCTCCACACATGTCTACGTTGCTGTAAATGAGCCAATAACACGCTTTGACAAGAAGCCGGTTTTTCACATCGCACAAATTTGTCGCCTTTTGGCGCGAGGGAACGGAAACCAGTCGGGCCGGAGGAGGGGATTGTCCATGATGATTCACTCACCGGTGTTGCGATGTTGGGATTGATGCCATTCCGCGGATTGGTTTTTGTGATCTTCCGGACGGGTCGGCACCGATTTGTTGTCCCTCGCCTTGCTGAAAAAGACTGTACCTCAGATCTTATCTCCGAAGAGAGTTCGACCAACTGGAACTTCTATCTCCCTAGGGACTTGGTATTGACAAGCCCAAATTCCCAAGGAGATCCCAATGCTGGATCAACCAAACACAGCTGCCACCGTGCCAACAGCCAAGGATCCACATCTTCGCGACTTGGCGAATTGCATCCGGTTTCTCTCCATGGACGCGGTCCAAAAAGCCGAAAGCGGTCATCCCGGCATGCCGATGGGCATGGCGGACATCGCCACGGTATTGTTCTCCGATTTCATGAAGTTCGATCCTGAAGATCCAAAATGGTTCGACCGGGATCGTTTCCTGATCTCAAACGGCCACGGATCGATGCTGCTTTACAGCCTGCTATATCTGACCGGCTACGAAGACATGACAATCGACGAGATCAAGCGTTTCCGCCAGATCGACAGCAAGACGCCCGGTCACCCGGAATACCATTTCGCACCGGGCATCGAGACGACCACCGGCCCGCTCGGGCAAGGCTTTGCCAATTCGGTCGGACTTGCGCTTGCCGAGCGGATTATGAATGCCGAGTTTGAGGATAGCCTTGTCGATCATTATACATATGTGTTCCTTGGCGATGGCTGCCTGATGGAAGGCATCAGCCAGGAAGCGATCTCTCTTGCCGGCCACCTCAAGCTCGGAAAGCTGATCGCGTTCTTCGACAACAATTCGATCTCGATCGATGGCGCTACCAGCCTCGCCGAGTCCGACGACCAGAGCGCCAGGTTCCGGGCGTCGAACTGGCACGTTCAGGAAATCGACGGCCACGACACCGACGCAATTCGTGCAGCGATTATTGAGGCTCGGCGGATCGACGACAGACCGTCGATGATTTCCTGCAAAACGATCATCGGCTTCGGGTTTCCGACCAAAGCCGGCACGCAGAAGGCTCATAGCGACGCACCGGGCGAGGAAGAAATTGCCGGGGCACGGAAGCTACTTGGTTGGTCGGCAGAACCGTTCGAAATCCCGAGCGGCCTTCTCGAAAACTGGCGGGGGATTGGCCGTAGAGGCCGCACGGCCAGACAGCAATGGGAAGCGCGTCTGGACGCGTCATCTAGGCATTGCCCGGACTTCAAGCGGCGGATAGAGGGCGAGATGCCGGATGGTTGGCGGTCATCGATCGCGACGGCTCGGCAAGAGTTCCTCTCGGGCGAAAAGGACTTGGCGACGAGACAAGCGAGCGGCGCCGTTCTCAACCACCTCTTCAAAGCAATCCCCGAATTGCTCGGCGGTTCGGCGGATTTGACCCCGTCGAACAACACCAAGGCTAAGGATCAGGTAGAGATCAAGCCCCAATCGTACGCTGGCTCCTATTTGCATTACGGGGTGCGAGAGCACGGCATGGCTGCCGCGATGAATGGCATTGCGCTGCATGGCGGCCTCATCCCTTATGGCGGGACTTTTCTGACATTCTCCGACTATTGCCGGCCCGCCATCCGGCTTGCTGCGATGATGGAAGTCCGGACGATCTTCGTCATGACCCACGACTCCATCGGACTTGGCGAGGATGGGCCCACCCACCAGCCGGTCGAACATCTGTCGGCCCTGCGAGCTATTCCTGGCCTTGCCGTCTATCGCCCCGGTGATCCGATTGAAACAGCGGAATGCTGGGAGGCTATCCTCGATCGACCACGACAGGCAGCGTTGATCGCCCTGTCGCGTCAGCCGATGCCACTCCTGCGGCGGGAGGGCGGCTCCGCAAACCGATCAGCCAAGGGCGGTTACGTTTTTGTTGAAGCCGAAGGCGGCGAGCGCCAACTGACATTGCTCGCGACTGGCTCTGAGCTGCATCTGGCTGTCGAAGCGAGAGCTGAACTTCAAAAGGAAGGCATTGCAACTGCGGTCGTTTCGATGCCCTGCAGTTTGTTGTTCGAAGAGCAGGACGCAACATACAAGCGATCGGTGCTTGGTGAGACACGTGCACGCGTTGCCGTCGAGGCGGGGATGCAGGATTCGTGGGACCGGTACATCGGCGTTGATGGCGGATTTGTCGGTATGCATCGCTTCGGCGCATCCGGCAAGATCGGTGACGTCTACGCAAAGTTCGATATGACCGTCGATGCGATCGTCCGCAAAGCCAAGGCGGTGTTGAGCGATCTCGGCTTATGACATGGCGGCGGAGCTGAATCTAGAAACTCTCAGGCTTCGAGCGCGTTCACACCCGGATTACAATTCAATTTGGAAGACTACTATGGCAGACATCAGCACGACGACCATTAGGGCAAGCTTTGCAACGCGCGAAGCGGCTAAGCTAGCCATCGAGCGCCTGGTGCAGCAGCATGGGGTGTCGCGGCCGGACATCTTCGTTCAAGCCGTTGGCGAGCAGAATACTGCCGGGACAGCAGCATCCGGAGGTGATGTCGCCCGTCCCGACGGCGCACGTGATGATGCTGCGCTCCAAGGCAAGATCGAGGTTTCGGTTGATATAACGACCAATCAGATTCCAGCCGTACAACGCAGTTTCGGGGACGCCGGCGCTACCCGCGTGTCCGGTCGCTGAAAGGGAGTGGTAATCATGACGGACCCTACCCTCGGGCCAGAGAACGAACTGCGTGACATCGTCGAGGCTAAACTCGCATCCCTTGTGCTCGAACTGGAAGAAGTTAACTTCAAGATCGACGAAATCGCCTTTGCGATCGAAGACGTGCTGAAAGCTAACTGGCTCGATCAGGCAAAGGCGCTGAGACGGGCGCGTGCTGAAACTCCAGATAATTTCGTGTCCGACGGAAACGAAGGCTGAGCTGGTCTCACAGTTGAAGGATTACAATCATGGCTGCCACATTCCACGTTATAGCCCTCAGTTCACGAGACCCGGACGGACGCGACACGTTAGACGAGCCGAAACTGCTTTATCCTGACGCGCTGGAGACTGCTCGGCAACTTAAGGATCAGGGCAAAGCTTTTCGCGTCGTTGCCTATGGCGAGCATTCTGCCGATCAAA from Pararhizobium qamdonense includes:
- a CDS encoding D-tagatose-bisphosphate aldolase, class II, non-catalytic subunit codes for the protein MSAIDDNREVALQKLFGAIRLPLPRGITSVCSAHPLVIEAALRRAAAEDQVALIEATCNQVNQEGGYTGMKPSDFRRFIEGIAADIGFPVERIILGGDHLGPNPWRKLPAEDAMVRAEAMVAAYVEAGFEKIHLDTSMGCAGEPLALEDELTSARAARLAKTAEDAALRLGRRPPVYIIGTEVPPPGGATHQLDEIEVTRADAAMKTLAVHRAAFTRAGVASAMERVIGIVVQPGVEFGNANVALYKPDRAHELIAALEEMPGVLFEAHSTDYQPAATLSALVDDGFAILKVGPGLTFALREALYGLDAIADVIDGRAGEANLVTTMEALMVQQPANWAGHYSGGADEERLQRHFSYSDRIRYYWPDAKASAAVDDLFGRFTGDIAETLISQYLGRLHADAVEKRVAPRPRDLCLAAIDAALAPYFDATAAR
- a CDS encoding ABC transporter ATP-binding protein codes for the protein MASVSVTNVRKSYGHFEVLHGVDVDIEDGEFVILVGPSGCGKSTLLRMIAGLEEISGGTVSIGSKVVNNVAPKERDIAMVFQSYALYPHLTVEANMGFSLKLAKAAKEETRKRVLDAAQILGLEHLLDRYPRNLSGGQRQRVAMGRAIVRNPQVFLFDEPLSNLDAKLRVQMRSEIKQLHQRLKTTTIYVTHDQIEAMTMADRIVVMRDGFVEQIGTPLDLYDRPANLFVAGFIGSPGMNLIRGRISATGPLAFIADSGGKLPLPARADLERGAEVIYGIRPEHLTIGQGPVTADVLLIEPTGAETQVTAKFGSNHLIATVRERLNLAAGDTLAIAPDVGKLHLFDAKTEKRLVLA
- a CDS encoding VOC family protein, with the translated sequence MFTHVMIGSNDLTRSKAFYDATFMALGGAPGEVDARGRIVYGHGGSRLMITVPIDGKPATVANGGTIGLVASSQEHVKAWHDAGVRNGGRSTETPPCQRPNGSFVAYLRDPDGNKLTARTLTLA
- a CDS encoding GTP pyrophosphokinase encodes the protein MNLETAIKLATDAHAGQVDEAGEPYILHPLRVMLAMNTNDQRIVAVLHDMVGDSPWTCLDLSSQHGFSAEIVEAVAALTRFRGEYFFDFIRRLAPNPIARAVKIADLRDKLNPSREILGDAQLRFRREKYRCALDMLLDI
- a CDS encoding L,D-transpeptidase family protein, with translation MSGTFRLFALASSIAYASIAAASATNLTAEAINSAPLDVIPAAYTPTPTNVDPTITASTTSTAVDPATVALPFDTNIPSASVARLQVLLDRAGASPGVIDGLDGGNLRSALAAYETMRGLPADGKISPQVIGAIEDANQVIGSYVITAADLSAIAGAIPKDYAQMAQMKYLGYATATEALAERFHMGEDLLKALNPQAKFVDGETIFVADLGANKKGAAVSVEVDKKLGQLRAYAADRSLLAAYPATIGSETNPSPSGTHTVKTVVLNPEYTYNPKVNFQQGSNDKVLTLPPGPNGPVGTVWIDLSEPTFGIHGTPEPSRIDKTGSHGCVRLTNWDAEELAKLLTRDVPVKFM
- the tkt gene encoding transketolase is translated as MLDQPNTAATVPTAKDPHLRDLANCIRFLSMDAVQKAESGHPGMPMGMADIATVLFSDFMKFDPEDPKWFDRDRFLISNGHGSMLLYSLLYLTGYEDMTIDEIKRFRQIDSKTPGHPEYHFAPGIETTTGPLGQGFANSVGLALAERIMNAEFEDSLVDHYTYVFLGDGCLMEGISQEAISLAGHLKLGKLIAFFDNNSISIDGATSLAESDDQSARFRASNWHVQEIDGHDTDAIRAAIIEARRIDDRPSMISCKTIIGFGFPTKAGTQKAHSDAPGEEEIAGARKLLGWSAEPFEIPSGLLENWRGIGRRGRTARQQWEARLDASSRHCPDFKRRIEGEMPDGWRSSIATARQEFLSGEKDLATRQASGAVLNHLFKAIPELLGGSADLTPSNNTKAKDQVEIKPQSYAGSYLHYGVREHGMAAAMNGIALHGGLIPYGGTFLTFSDYCRPAIRLAAMMEVRTIFVMTHDSIGLGEDGPTHQPVEHLSALRAIPGLAVYRPGDPIETAECWEAILDRPRQAALIALSRQPMPLLRREGGSANRSAKGGYVFVEAEGGERQLTLLATGSELHLAVEARAELQKEGIATAVVSMPCSLLFEEQDATYKRSVLGETRARVAVEAGMQDSWDRYIGVDGGFVGMHRFGASGKIGDVYAKFDMTVDAIVRKAKAVLSDLGL